A region of the Marmota flaviventris isolate mMarFla1 chromosome 3, mMarFla1.hap1, whole genome shotgun sequence genome:
CTTATATGCTTACCATCattttaatccattcaaattagaaTAGTCTGCTTAGGTTACTACTCTCATTATCTAAGCATTTAaaatctgaacatttctgcaGTGATTCATGCGAGACACCTTGTATGCAAACCATAAGAGATATTAACTGTGCCATTCAGATCTTTATTTGTTGATAGAAAGCATATGTATTTTAGGGAAGATAAAGTTAGAAGATAGGCATATCgacaagataaaatgaaaatcgagactataatgtaaaaataaaactcataaaattgatatctgaaaaaaaactcctcaaatattttcctgtactccatgtttgtgtaaaaatatcaacatataCTCAACTCTCATGcatttctaaaaagaacaaataaaaaaataaaaaatactttttctttcacATTAGTTTTTGTGCTGTTTTTATTGTCTATGTCTGATTTTTCTATGGGATAATTTTGGGTCTGTTACGTTGTTCCATTTACTGAATCCTTTAAGTACAGTATGTTTGTTGTCTATGCtgaatttgatttgttttttaatccttgGAATTGTGCTATATCTACCTGGATGTGCTATTGCAAATGAATCTGTAGAAATGGGGTAGAAACACTGGTGACTTAGGTTGATTGTCTATTTTAAGAGCATGTTTAATGAAGGGCATAATTTTTCTAACCAAAAAAAGGGTTTATTCCCCCTTTCTAATGATGAGATTCTGCAAGATTTCTCATATTTCCTTTGGTCTCATTTTTCctgttgaaattttttaaaaaattattttatattcatacattatagttttatataattatgtggttcatttgaatattcataaatgaatataatgttattttttcagTCTCAATCCCCAATATTATCTCCTTTGCTCCCCATCTCCATCTGGTCttattattgtactggggattgccattcaagtgagagagaaagaggagaaaaaagggaggaaaaaaatgagaaatgtacTGCTGTAGTCTTCTGGGTCCTGGGGTTGTCAAGAATACAATATAAGATACAAAAAGGGGTATAGATCACTCATGGTCTCAGCAAATAATCTTGTCCCTTTTAAGATGTAATTCTTGTACCAGTACTCACTGTCTTCAACAGGGAGTGCAGATAACCTCTCCAGTGTAGATCTGCTCCATGTTATGGTGGTTTGTAGTTCTATACTTAAAATTGCAAATTGCATATCTGTCTGATGGTGTGGTCTGtaatatttgagatctttttGATATCTGCACCCCTTCCCAGTATTCAGAAAGGAAGTTCCCCATTCCCTCTGAGCAGGCACACTCCAGGTGCTCTTGTAGACTATTACTCAGACTCCCCTGAACATTGCAactctcttatttttataaaaatccattattttttgtGGCTGAGTTGGAATACCCTCTGCTCTCCTGTCTCCTTGTGGAGCTGCACAACTATTGTTCCAATTCAAAGACAGAGCAATCAATATGGTCTGGCCTCTATCACCCACCACCGTATTCCATGATGGCATATGTTTTTACATGCAAAGCCCATAAGGAATGAATACCACAATCATAGaggaagaacaaatagaaaaggaaTTTTTTCCTTTGCAGGACAGAGGAACTCTTTAGATGTCCAAGAATGAGTATATAGGAAGGAATCAACAATGTTAAAATACTATGAGTGTGCtattaagaaaaatgttaagaCCTTTAGTAATTTGGTGGCAGGCAAGCAATGAGCAAAAAAGAAGAGTCATAGATGGAGTGCTCATTTGTGTTGAAGTCACAGAGATTCAATTGGTGGCCCCAGATCACTGAGAGAAACATAATGATAAAACTAGCTAGCCATGAGCTGGTTACAAGATTGTTACAGACTTTGTTCCTCATAATAGATGTTTCATACTGAGGTTTTCAGATAGCCACATAGTGATCATAGGGCATGacagacagaagaaaaaattctatTCCTTGCCAAAGCATTAAataaaacaccaaacaaaacaaatacaatacaatacaataaatTGCTAGGCAAGAATTTAGGAAATGATTGTGTCCCCATAACAATGCTAATCAGAAATCTAGGAATGCAGACTATTATAAACAAAATTTCCATGAAAGAGaaattcaccagaaaaaaaatgcatggcaATTTTCAAATGAACATTTGGTAGTGTTAATATAATGATGATGATCATGTTTCCATTTAAACGCAATAACTATGTGATtagtataaagaagaaaatcacagTTCATAATGCTGAGTAATCTCTAAGTCTCAGAATTAATAACTGATGTTTTATTTGACATGGCCATGCTCTGAATTTTGGTACATTTATTggtaaaaagaaaagtgaatatcAACTAATGATACAATTTCAAACATATTTGTGGTGCTTCCATTCCTCataaagaacaaagaagagaACACAGCCTACAGATCTTGCACAATACCAACTGTACCAAAACATGCATTATGGGAAGCCAGAAGGAAATATAAAGGCATAAAGTGagtatttgagaaataatttttaaaaattttcatatttgggGAATAACATGGATTTACATATCTAAGAAGCTCACTGAACTCAGCGAAATTGCAGTGAGACATCTTAAAATCCAATGTCTTAAGtcaccccattttttttttattacagcaTCACTtagaaacaaatacattttataggatatggtggtacatgcctgtgttCCCAGCTACTCCGGGATCTaagcaaaatattataaatttgagACCAATTTGgtcaacttaccaagaccctgtatcaaaagaaaaaaaaatttctttgatgtTGAGAAATATTGTTCAATGATATTATCGATTTTAGAGCTTCCCCAGGTTCAATAACTAgaactgtaaatttaaaaaaaaggaaggaaaggaaaaatggaagaaaagaaggaggaagaaagagaaagaaagagagagaaagaaagaaagaagaaaagctatatatttcttaataatttcactttgaaaaaTTTATACTGATTTTCACTTTTGGACTTgcagaataaatttatttagatAAATTTTGATTGATTAAGAATATCaaaatttgcttcattttcttcaacataaatatcttttctcaatatttatttttctatgtatatcATTAATGCATATACATAAACATAGTATAcacataacattaacactaattataccatttaatatttacattcttttttacATTTCTGATATTCTCTTTTGCTCTTCTGCTTGAATATTATAGCAATACAAAAAGTCTCATACTGTTTCATTGCTTTGTAAATTTTGTCCTATAACTGGAACTCTAGACAAAATAATTATAAGTTTAGATTTTTGTTGGTATTATGTATATCATAATAAATTATCAATGATAAGTATGCTCTAATTTTAAGAATATCTTTTGTGTAATATTACTTATATCTGGTTGTTATTTATAGGTCCAAATAGCATGTAAGAATGTACATTTaagataatatattattaaagaacatataaaatttaaataatgtgtatattttaaaaattcaggcatacagcaaataaatttttttcaataaccTAACAGAGCCCTTTTTGTCCTCGATTTTGAGAATACAGGATACGGCCACAGTGTTCAGCTTTTCAAAATCTTGGTAGGCAGTCAATAAACATagtcacaattttaaacaaattctgtaaaaataattatacttatCTGAAGTTAATCTAACAACTTTTCAAACCTCACGTTATCAGATTCAAAGGCAGAAAAAGCAGATTGAAATACACTTTGTCAAACTGTGGTTGAATTGCAAGTATTACCTTCTTGTGAACttatgtttgggaaaaaaaacaacaaaaacattgtataaaaatgaattctgcATATGAAATTTGCAAAAAAGTATATTGTATGCTTTATTATTATCAGTTGCATTACAAAATTTATATCTTAGCATTTTTGTGGACGGACATTTCATTGTTCAACGTTTAACAGCACATCTATCCTCTATTCCCATATGCACTAAAGGAGCTGGACTTCTGCATACCACATTGCTTGAGTCATATCTACATCAATAGGTACAAAGCAAACTCACACTTACACAGAATCACCAAACAACtagtaaaaaagtaaaaggacttTTCAAgcaaatagaaacaaaagcaTAATTCTGGAAAGGCTCAAAAATTCACCTCTATGAGGCTTAAGAAGAAATTCCAGTGAATATATCAATTCTAAAGGAAATTGCTATCAATTTAGCAGAACACTTCTTGCAATCTCATGAAGTCAATATTTTGGCCAAGATatatggatattttaaatattcatactcTCAGTATAAATgtgttaattttcatttgtttttaattatatgtatCATTGTTTCCATAAAGCCTTGTTAGAAAAACTCATTGTTttaaggaggagaaaaaaataactaaaacactGAGAATTTCAATGATTAGGAAGGCAATGTTCCTTTAGTAAATGAAATAAGTTCACATGTAGATGCATGGCTATAGAAGAATATTGCAAAGTGGTTAATGATGAATATGGGACAAAATTTTCTTCTTACAAATTTAAAGCTATAACTAACAACCTCTTAAAGAAAGGGGTTATAcaaaagagagaatattttaaacatttctaatCCCACACATTCCAGTGTGACAAAGTTTGTATGTGTgttcatgagagagagagagagaacaaatataaagaagaatacaATATACACACTGAAAAACAATTTAAGGTATCATCAGTGTATTAGAATTTTGAGAATTGCAAGGATGATAGAATGCATAGGGGTTTAAAGTGCCACAAAAATATGACATCAGATTCAGCAAAACCAAAGACAAGACAGAGTcattccaaaaacaaacaaaacacacacacacacacacacacacacacagaggcacacacacaaatcctCTAAGATGGAATCCAGGCTCAGAACtagcaaattaaaagaaaataatggataTGGGGCAACCATTAGTGTAGTTCATTATGTATCCTGCTGAGCATACTGGAACctgctataaatatcaactttgAAATTGGAGTCAAAGACCACTAACCAACATGCACTACAACAATAAAGGATTTAATTCACAATGAAGAAACAATACATATACACTAAATGGAATGATACAATATGCATGATGTAAGAACCACTAGAGATAGGAAAATAGAAACATACTAGAATACATTAACTCAAAGAAGAGTTTCTTTTAGTACTCTGCTTATGCcctcagaaaaatataattttcagagtGGCGTGATGATATTTGCTAAGCTTTGGGTTGGTACTCAAAGGGAAAGTTCTTCAATTGTCCTAAAACCCAAATTCTGGTAATTTTGTTAAATGTCATTCTCATTTTTATGACATCAAAATATTCatgctcaggggctggggttgtggctcagtcacagagtgcttgccttccatgaatgaggcactgggttcaatcctcagcaccacataaaaataaataaataaaataaaggtaatgtgtccatctacaaaaaaaataaataaaaaaacaaacatttatgcTCAAGAAACTTTCAGggcatataaatgtaaaataataactattcaAACTGAGATAGAAATGTAATGATGTTAAACACAACTTTCAGGCAAAGGCAGTTGCTTAGTGAGTCGATGCCCAAATACAGCAGTGTTGATATAGCATTGCATGTAACATTGTGTTTAATGTCCAGGCAATGGATTTATTTACCATTAAAATTTACTTGACAAACATTTCTTGGCAAAGTTCTTAAAGGATTGTTTGACCTGTTGGTTCCTTAGGGAGTAAATAAAAGGATTTAACATTGGGGCAATAGAGGTATTGAGCACGGCTATGCCCTTGGTCAATGCTTCTCCTTCTTTGGCTGAAGTTTTGACATACATGAAAATGCAGCTTCCATAAGAAATGGAGACAACAATCATGTGTGAGGAGCAAGTGGAAAAGGCCTTTCTCCTTTGCTCAGGAGAGGGGATCCTCAGAATTGTCTTAATGATGAACACATAGGACAGAATCACTAATGTTAAAGTTGAAATTAGAGTTAATATTGCCAGGATAAATGCCAAGAGCTCTAGGAGGGATGTGTCTGTGCAGGAGATCAGGAGCATAGGAGAGGAATCACAGGTGAAGTGGTCAATGATGTTGGAGTCACAGAAATCCAGTTGTAGTCCCATGATCACAGGTGGAAAGATGGTGAGAAAGCCGGCCAGCCAAGAACCAAGGACAAGCAGAGTGCAGACCCTGCTATTCATTATTGTTGTGTAGTGCAGTGGCTTGCAGATAGCCACATAACGGTCATAGGACATAGTagtcaaaaggaaaaattctgtTGAGCCAAGCAATATGAAGAAAAACACCTGAGCCACGCAAGAATTATAGGAAATGGTCTTATCCCCTGTTGTTATGCTGACCAGGTATCTAGGAATAGAAACTGTGGTGAATGAGATTTCTAGGAAAGAGAAATTCCtaaggaagaaatacatgggtGTTTTTAGGTGCAAGTCTACCAGAGTGAGGGTGATAATTGTTAAGTTTCCAGTAATGCTCAGTATGTAggtgaaaaacagaaatagaaaaatgaaaatatttagctTTGGGTCATCTGTTAATCCCAGAAGAATGAACTCAGTTGCAGATgtatgatttttcatttctttatttttgggcctaaaaataaaaaaattagaaacaattttttaatgagTTTAGGACTACCTTTTCATCACATCTCCTGAGTGAGGAAACATAAAAGACCTGTAAAGAAACAATAATTTAGCCACTAAGGTGTACCAAATTTTGAACGTATATATTagacaaatacagaaaaaaataaaacttgtgttATCTGCCTTATACATCACCAGTCATTTAATATGAAGTTATTCTCCTTCTAGGCTTAATATTTGCATCTGCATAAGAATTTTACAGCTATCAAATATACtccactttctttaaaaaatctgatcATATGtgtgtagaaattttaaaatatagaatatttatttattgtaaaattaGTATCCCTATTACTacaagttctttttttctgaagatgAAACTTTTTGACTGTTCATAAATTCTTCAGTTTTTCAAGGTATTTAACATCATCCAAATGTACAAAgaatcatttaataaataaataaggaccaTCAAAACCAACACATTatctaaagaaacaaatttatagttttacaaagtattaaattttttcttttgttaatcaAAAAAATTATACCTGTATAGATGATTTTCTGTGCACCAAAGTTGAGTTTTGTAGGTTATACAATgattagaaaggagaaaaataaatgaagcaagcaATAAAAATGCACTTACATTGAGATAATATCATTGGTAGCAGTAGAACCGCTGAAACCCAAGTTGTAGGTTGCTTTCTTTGTGTCACATTTGATGCTTTACTTTCAGAGTTTTTCGTGCACTTTTCAACTTGTGTGTACCTGTGACTTTCTTACATAATGACAAACTTGTATAGCATATAAGTGGAATCTGAGCACATGATCCTTGTTATATACATTGTACTTACTATTGACATGACTCCAATAGAAAACCTATTTTTAACATCAGACAGACTCTGATGGAGGTGGGCATAGCTTCAGGTACAGGTAGAAGTTGCTACAACCAGATGTAGACAACGTATCCAAAAATCTATGGAATTTATCATCTAGGAAAAGAGTTTGTGACTTGATGAGAAATCTGTTGTCCTGGTCAGTGGCAGAAGCTCTGAGGGCACTCTCAAGTGGTTAATCATGTAAAGTCTGTAAGCCTGAAACTCAGGTAGCATTTCAAAAATTGTCGTGAATAAAAGAGTCCCTGGTACCAATTATTTAAGAGCAAAAAATTGGACAGTTTAGAACTGCTTACAGGGTAGGATGTGTGAGCCAGAGCTAGAGATAATGCTTTCCTGGAGTGTGGCAAAGCTTCACAgagtgaaagaatgaaagaaaaaaagaaaggacaggagtgggaaagaaaaaaggaataagaatagaaaaagagagacagagaaatagaaagcaagaaagtgaaagaacaaaagaaatagtaaaaaagtGGAAACTTTATCagtttattatgaaaatacaGAGAAGCAGGCAAGTAGAAGTTGATAAAGGTGCATATTTTGCTTATGAGTTAAGTGAAAGTTAATTGATGAACTGGAGAGTGCTCATATCatgaatgaaaatcaagaatcaatagtTATGGAAAAGAGGTGAGCtgcatataaaacaaaattgtggAGACAATTACCACTAAAGGGCTATGCCAAGTGTATGATCCAAGATTAAGTTTTTGGTAATCTCTTGTTTcacaaaaatctataaaaagaacaaagtcttGACCTGGGATACAAGAAAACCTTCTAATATATTTTACCAGTTTCTTATCAATTTTTGTAAGAAAGAtgggttgtaattttttttttttactttgttcacCTTCATGTTAGAAAACttggttttataaatattctttcttaaatAAGCCAACTACTTTTAtctgcttatttttctcttccaaacAGACACAGGGGATTCTTATTGGAGAGCATAATTAAAATGTCTTTGGAGAGCATGGTACTGATGAGAGCACCCCAAAGAAAAGCGGAGTAATTTTAATTAGGCTTTGTAGAAATTATGTTTTTTCAACATTATATATCAGAGAAATATACAATACCAGCAGCAACTGTGAGGACATGACAGTCTTGAATTATTTGGACTTCCTGTTGtcaatctcattttctttcagcCTGAAAGAAATGTCTACCAAAGTAATATAACCCCACAGAATGGAAAATGTAACAAAACTGAAAAGAGTAAGAGAAGAGGCAACAGAATTAAATTTGcaactcaaatattttatttgctgataaaaatatattgagtGTAAAAGTCCTTGCAATAGAGAGTGATTTGTCTCACTTTGTTATTAAGGGgacaaatttcattaaaataacagGAGATATTGGGTTATTTCTACTGAAATTTTTCATACTAAAATGATATTTCCAATTtagaaaatgttgaaattttcaGCAATGTAATATTCTTTGTGGTACATTTTCCAAGGATTTGGAAGGCACACCTCAGAGTGTCTTTTAAATTACACAGCATGGAAAACTACAAATTGCTGGATTGGTGACTACAGATAGACCAAGACAATAGTGTAGTTAAGATTCTGttgaataattgaaaaaaaaaaggtcattacAATATTCCATATTGAAGAGTTGAAGCAAAGTTTACAAAAATTACAGGAAAATACaccaacaaatatttctttcccttatctctcaaaagaaaaagtagttcTCATGTCTGCCTTAGATCACTAactcttgattattttttattattttgggtggCAGCTCCTAGAGGGTTAACTGTGTTGCATTAAGGAAGATGTGTTTTGTCCTGGCAATCACTTAAATGGCTCTGTAGGCATGTTTTGGAGAGTCTTGAGTTTTTCTAGTTTCCCATTTTAACAgagtatatatttagaaattcttACTTTGAATATtagaatcattttctttgctctctCCCTCATGCTGGTAAGAAAAtctgagagggagaaaaaaaaatattttcttggggTTGAGAAGAGTGGTTTTCTGATCCTTAAGAGCAGGCAGTTGATATTTTTACTCCTGAAATAatgatatttgtattttcttctctgtCAGAGAAACACATTGGAATTACTTGAATTAATAGTTAAGTATCCTTAGTGTTGAGGTTCAAACATCATTTACTGAATCTTCTGTGTAATTAGCTTTGGCAAAGCAACTAAAATAGGCAGCAGCCAAAACACCTTCTTTGAGACAATAAGATAGTGATTAGGAACAAGTTACAGGGAAGGTGCTCATCTTAATggtggggggttggggtgggggaccAGCACAAGTCTGATTCAACTGCCCATTATACTTTCTAAGAATATAATTAtctgttaataaaatattttattgaatccaCCATGATAAAATGTTTGATAGAGTATCTGGTACACATGAAAATTCTAATTGACAAAAATTACTATGTATACAGAgatattataaaaacaatcatTTTGTTAATCAGAATTTACATTTGAAAACAGGAGAACATGTATAAGGTGGATATTATTTGTTCTATATGCAAACAATGCTTCTCCCTATTACTTTGTGTTTGTAGACTTCCAGATTGTTTCTTctaattattcataaaatataaaataagttattGTAAACTACAGTACCTCTGTTCTATAGAATATTTTCTGTGTACTTGGGTACCAAGTATACTTACTGTGTCTTAGGTACCACTTTTCTTACCCCCATTATCTTCCTCATTCCCTGTTCTAGTGATCGTATTATATAATCtgattaacttaatttttttaacattcacaTATGAGAAAGAATACATAATATTTGTCTATCTGCatgtgacttattttattttgcatattgtTCTCTAGTTATATACATCTTGTGGCACATGATATCATTacttttatagctgaataatctCTCTTGAATTCTAATTCAAATGATAGGCTATTAGTGCACAAGAAATACTAATGAGTTTTGTATGTTGGTTTTGTATCATTCagctttgctgaattaattttagTTCCAATAGCTTTTTAGTGGAGTTTTGTGGATTTTCTGTACATAAGAACATATTGCCTTACAAACAATGACAATATGATTTCCTCTTTACCAACttagatgccttttatttctttcttttgcctaattgttctTGCTAGAATGAAAGTGATGAAATGAAATTCTTGTTCCAAATGTTAGAGAGAAAGcttccagtttttctccattcagtttgATTGCAACTGTTGACTTATTATATATAGACTTTATTATGTTAGATACATTAGTTTTACTCTTAATGTGTTCTGTTTTCATCATAAAGGGTTGTTGAGTTTGTTATCAAATGGCTGTTCTACATCTATTCAGGTGATCATATGcttttgtccttcattttgttGATGCTGTATATcttgtttattgatttgcatattttgaaccatccttgcatccctgccAGGATTCCCACTTAAGAATGGTGAATAATGGGGGTGAGGttttggctcagaggttgagagctctcctagcatacatgaggttctgggttccatcctcagcaccacataaatataaaataaaaatattgtgtccacctataactacaaaataaacaaatttttaaaaagaatggtgaataatctttttaatgtgtcatGGGATTTAGTTTGCTAGTTTCTATTGAGAATTGTTGCatctattgttttttaaaaacatttggctgtagttttgttgttgttgttgttgttgtttcttgtctggttttggtatcagggaaaTAAATGCTAGCATCATAGAATAAATTTGCAAGAATTTCATCCCCTTCATTTTTATGGAGCCACTTAaacaatgaaattaatatttcttaCATAATTAGTAGAACTTCATAGAGAAGCCATCTAGTCCTGGATTGTTCTGTGAAGGGAGATTTTATTTACTGTTTCAACCTCAATATTCAATCTTGGCctgttcagtttttctatttcttcatgattaaaTCTTGGCAAGGTGTATGTTTCCAGGtactctttcctttcttctaggTTATCACTTTTATTGGTATACTTGTTCATAATAATCTTCACTGTTTCTAGGCATTTATTCAATGccaattttaataaattcattttcatctctaattttgtttgaatattctatttttgtttgtccTACTGGGGAATTATCAATTTTCTTTATGTATCTGAAGGACCAAACATAAGGTCTTTGTGTTGTTTTTGAAATtctctatttcattcattttgactTAGATcgttatttctttccttttactaattttgaattttgtttgttcttatttttctaatgccTTGTTATGCACAGACAAATTCCTTATTTAAAGCCTTACCATTTTTGGAGAAGGTATTGATTGTTATGAGCTTTCTTTTTAGTAGTGCTTCTATTGTATACCATTGGTTTTTGGTATGCTGCATTTAGAATTTCAATTGtttcaagcatttttaaaattattcttgatttctttcattaccTATTGGTTGTTCTTGACTGAGTTTGCTTAATTTCCCTGGATTTATGTAATTTCCaaagtttttaaattgatttctaaTTATATTGTATCATGGTATGTTTGGAAATAATACATTAATATAATCTCAATTTTAAAAGACTTACTGAGATTTGTAATTACTGAGATTACTCTTTGTTTTTAGAAGAATATGTATTCTTCAGTTGTTGGATGGAGTTTGTAGATGTCTGTTATGTGCAATTTAATTCTGtaatttctttgttgattttctgccTGAATAATTCTTACATTACTGAAAATGGAGTATTCAAGTCCCATACTGTTATTGTTTTGGAGCCTATCTCTCCTTTTAAATCTATTAATATTTCCTTTATGTATTTGTGTACTCCAAAATTGAATGCATATATAACTACTCTTTCCTCTCATGGAATTGACTCTTTATcacaatttaatcatttcatttgcttctttttaaaattattttttattttctttgttcttgttgccagtgctggggattcaactcagggcctcacacattatAGACAAGCACTTTAGCACTGAGTTACACTCCTGGCCCtatgtttttttcatttagtgtTTTTTGATGTGACTGTGGCTACTCctgctttttattctattttcatggaGCATCCTATCACATACCCTCACTTTCAGTTTAAGTGGGTCTTAGAGGTGAGTTGAGATTATTGTAAGCAACTTATAGTtgggtatttttttattattcatttagcTACTTTGCATCTTTTAATTAGAGATTTTAACATGtttgcatttaaataaattatcaatGGGCCAAGTCTTACTATATCCATTTTGAAACTTCTCGTCTGGTTTTATACTATTTcctctctttccccttttctACAATCTTCTTTTGTGATTAAGTGAGTTACTGCATTTGtgattgtgttttcatttcttgcttatcatttttggttgtcagaatatttttgtgtttaatcTGAGGGTTACAAAGTCATCTTTGATTATAACAAGTTATCTTTAAATGTTTACAACATAACATGAttataaaagtaagaaaaagaa
Encoded here:
- the LOC114078813 gene encoding olfactory receptor 6C76-like, translating into MKNHTSATEFILLGLTDDPKLNIFIFLFLFFTYILSITGNLTIITLTLVDLHLKTPMYFFLRNFSFLEISFTTVSIPRYLVSITTGDKTISYNSCVAQVFFFILLGSTEFFLLTTMSYDRYVAICKPLHYTTIMNSRVCTLLVLGSWLAGFLTIFPPVIMGLQLDFCDSNIIDHFTCDSSPMLLISCTDTSLLELLAFILAILTLISTLTLVILSYVFIIKTILRIPSPEQRRKAFSTCSSHMIVVSISYGSCIFMYVKTSAKEGEALTKGIAVLNTSIAPMLNPFIYSLRNQQVKQSFKNFAKKCLSSKF